One window of Thermocoleostomius sinensis A174 genomic DNA carries:
- a CDS encoding lysozyme produces MSQVLTSVILQSDRLAEYTLQIVEDTWLKQTPVHSDRLTDSQKQFVRTGTVYSVSNVQLVEDDHIKITFNTDKTERDVQNQGLDTWYVNWPTVQLWKDGQIVSQEQLASMTFSPSSPSGSIVSTYTLKIVEDTWLKQSTAQGATLPDDQRQFIRAGTVLPVSSFQQVENDHLRVAFGLDAQGNQISFKGRNTWYVYRLAVQLLRNGQVIVGIANPPLPTPRPTPTPALTASYSVRLLSDTWLKQSTAQGSSLPDAQRQFISGSTILPIASYATAANNHLRITLGRNNQGEQLQFKERNTWYVYRPVVQVLRDGRVILGPTNPPPTPRPTPNPIPSPSPVPMQSPYSFRATIDTWLKQSTAQSTALSDDQKQLINAGTVLPLAAFQSAPDNHLRITLGVDTQGNQVQFKGRNTWFVYRPAIQLLQNGRPIDSPTPSPTGRRQINADGLRLLKSFEGLRLEAYQDPVGVWTIGYGTTTGVRPGMVITEAEAESLLRRDLARFENAVADLVNVPVNDNQFSALVSFTYNVGEGALASSTLLRLLNQRDYSGAADQLLRWNRAGGAELPGLTRRRRAERALFLGQDYTVFL; encoded by the coding sequence ATGTCCCAAGTTCTAACCTCTGTTATCCTGCAATCCGATCGGCTAGCTGAATATACGCTCCAGATTGTTGAAGATACGTGGCTGAAACAAACACCTGTTCACAGCGATCGCTTAACTGATTCACAAAAGCAATTTGTTAGAACTGGAACTGTCTATTCTGTCAGCAACGTCCAGTTGGTTGAGGACGATCACATCAAGATCACCTTTAATACCGATAAAACTGAAAGGGATGTCCAAAATCAGGGGTTAGACACGTGGTATGTGAATTGGCCGACTGTGCAACTCTGGAAAGATGGGCAAATTGTGTCACAGGAGCAACTGGCAAGTATGACCTTTTCACCGTCATCTCCGTCTGGGTCGATCGTCTCTACCTATACCCTGAAAATCGTTGAAGATACGTGGTTGAAGCAAAGTACAGCCCAGGGCGCAACGCTGCCAGATGATCAACGACAATTTATCAGAGCAGGGACGGTGCTTCCAGTTTCCAGTTTTCAGCAAGTCGAGAATGATCACTTGCGGGTGGCCTTTGGATTAGATGCGCAGGGAAACCAAATTTCCTTCAAGGGCCGCAACACCTGGTACGTCTATCGTCTAGCGGTGCAGCTTTTGAGAAACGGACAGGTAATTGTGGGAATTGCCAATCCGCCGCTGCCAACACCAAGACCAACCCCAACGCCTGCCCTAACTGCATCCTACAGCGTGAGGCTGCTTTCAGATACCTGGCTGAAACAAAGCACCGCTCAAGGATCAAGCTTGCCAGATGCACAACGTCAGTTTATCAGTGGCAGCACGATCTTGCCGATCGCCAGCTATGCTACAGCCGCAAACAATCACCTAAGAATCACCCTAGGACGCAATAATCAGGGGGAACAACTGCAATTTAAGGAGCGCAACACTTGGTATGTTTATCGTCCTGTTGTGCAGGTTTTGCGCGATGGCCGAGTCATTCTGGGCCCAACCAATCCACCGCCTACTCCCCGCCCCACCCCAAATCCCATCCCCAGCCCTAGCCCCGTCCCAATGCAATCACCCTACTCGTTCCGAGCCACGATCGATACGTGGCTGAAGCAAAGTACGGCTCAAAGCACGGCATTATCCGATGACCAAAAGCAGTTGATTAATGCGGGAACTGTCCTGCCGCTGGCAGCCTTTCAATCGGCTCCAGATAATCATTTGAGAATTACATTAGGAGTTGACACACAGGGCAATCAGGTGCAGTTTAAGGGCCGCAATACCTGGTTTGTCTATCGCCCGGCAATTCAATTACTTCAAAATGGCAGACCGATCGATTCCCCCACGCCTTCGCCTACCGGAAGACGCCAAATTAACGCAGACGGGTTGCGGCTGCTGAAATCGTTTGAAGGGCTGCGGCTAGAAGCTTATCAAGATCCGGTGGGGGTTTGGACGATCGGCTATGGCACAACCACAGGCGTTCGCCCCGGCATGGTAATTACTGAGGCAGAAGCAGAATCCTTATTGCGGCGAGATTTGGCACGATTTGAAAATGCGGTTGCCGATTTGGTCAATGTGCCGGTCAACGACAATCAATTTTCGGCGCTGGTGTCGTTTACTTACAACGTGGGCGAAGGAGCACTGGCCAGTTCAACCCTGTTGCGTTTGTTAAATCAACGAGATTATTCGGGCGCGGCTGACCAGCTTTTGCGTTGGAATCGGGCGGGTGGTGCTGAATTGCCTGGTTTAACCCGCCGCAGACGAGCCGAACGTGCC
- a CDS encoding NAD(P)/FAD-dependent oxidoreductase codes for MQRLGGAVKDHYPVVVLGAGPAGLTAAYELFKQGMQSIVLEKADKVGGISRTEVYKGYRFDIGGHRFFTKVDAVQKFWKEILGDEFIKVPRLSRIYYQGKFYDYPLSLFNTLRNLGIAQSFLILVSYLEAKLKARLGLRREPESFEEWVIDCFGERLYRTFFKTYTEKVWGIPCSKIRADWAAQRIQGMSLKRAVINAVFGSQNAKSLIKEFDYPILGPGMMWERCQEILDSNGSPVHLHTEVVRVERDGKRITRVIAKQGDRMLELTGDQFISSLPVTALLRKMHPAPPAPVLEAAKGLKYRDFLIVSLIIDQDNLFPDNWIYIHSPEFKVGRIQNFKNWSPAMVPDEGKTCLGMEYFCSEGDATWEMTEPELIKLASREAVDLGLVDKLSLIQDGTVIRQHKAYPVYDGEYRKHLKVIQEYLETFENLQTVGRNGMHRYNNQDHSMLTAMLAVKNILGEDHNLWDVNTERSYHEEFTRDEMKPQESPTQAAQLEPAAS; via the coding sequence ATGCAAAGATTGGGAGGCGCAGTGAAAGATCATTATCCAGTAGTTGTTCTTGGGGCTGGCCCGGCTGGTTTAACCGCTGCCTATGAACTCTTTAAGCAAGGGATGCAGTCGATCGTCCTAGAAAAGGCAGACAAAGTTGGTGGTATTTCCCGCACCGAAGTTTATAAAGGCTATCGATTTGATATTGGTGGACATCGGTTTTTCACCAAGGTGGATGCGGTTCAAAAATTCTGGAAAGAGATTCTAGGCGATGAGTTTATCAAGGTCCCTCGGCTCTCGCGGATCTACTATCAGGGGAAGTTTTATGACTATCCCCTATCGCTGTTCAATACATTGAGGAACTTGGGGATTGCTCAAAGCTTTTTGATTCTGGTGAGTTATCTAGAAGCCAAACTCAAGGCTAGACTAGGGCTAAGACGTGAGCCAGAAAGTTTTGAAGAATGGGTAATTGACTGTTTTGGCGAGCGCCTGTATCGTACTTTTTTCAAGACCTACACTGAAAAAGTATGGGGCATTCCTTGCAGTAAAATTCGCGCCGATTGGGCGGCTCAGCGAATTCAAGGCATGTCGTTAAAGCGGGCAGTCATTAATGCTGTATTTGGTAGCCAAAATGCCAAAAGCTTGATCAAGGAATTCGACTATCCAATCTTGGGACCTGGCATGATGTGGGAACGCTGTCAAGAAATTCTAGACAGCAACGGATCGCCAGTGCACTTGCATACAGAGGTAGTGCGGGTAGAGCGTGATGGAAAGCGCATCACGCGAGTGATTGCTAAACAGGGCGATCGCATGCTTGAGCTAACGGGCGATCAATTCATTTCTAGTTTGCCCGTCACAGCGCTGCTGCGTAAAATGCACCCTGCTCCTCCGGCACCTGTACTAGAAGCGGCGAAAGGTCTCAAGTATCGCGATTTTTTGATTGTGTCGTTGATTATTGACCAAGACAATCTCTTCCCTGATAACTGGATTTACATCCATAGCCCAGAGTTTAAGGTGGGACGGATTCAAAACTTTAAGAATTGGAGTCCGGCGATGGTTCCCGATGAGGGCAAAACTTGTCTAGGAATGGAATATTTCTGTAGCGAAGGGGATGCCACGTGGGAAATGACGGAACCTGAGTTAATCAAACTGGCCAGCCGTGAAGCTGTTGATTTAGGGTTGGTTGATAAGCTCTCTTTAATTCAAGACGGCACAGTGATTCGGCAGCATAAAGCCTATCCTGTATATGACGGTGAGTATCGCAAGCACTTGAAGGTGATTCAAGAGTACCTGGAAACCTTCGAGAACTTGCAAACGGTGGGACGCAACGGAATGCACCGATACAATAACCAAGATCACTCGATGCTGACAGCGATGTTGGCGGTGAAAAACATTCTGGGCGAAGATCACAACCTCTGGGATGTTAACACCGAACGCTCATATCATGAAGAGTTCACCCGGGACGAGATGAAACCGCAGGAAAGCCCTACCCAAGCGGCACAGTTAGAACCAGCAGCATCCTAA
- a CDS encoding YifB family Mg chelatase-like AAA ATPase — protein sequence MLAKIWSASLIGIEAVKVGVEIDIAGGLPGIVVVGLPDTAVQESRERVKAALKNAGYAVPMRKIVINLTPADLRKEGPSFDLPIAIGILAASEQVNTQPLEDYLFLGEVSLDGGLRPVAGVLAIAATAQRLGIKSLIVPADNAGEAAVVQGLAVYGFPHLLEVADFLNNPNRYQPIQVNGVEELHRSRFPSLDLKDVKGQSYARRALEIAAAGGHNLIFVGPPGSGKTMLARRLPGILPPLTFEEALEVTQIHSVAGLLKDKGSLMGDRPFRSPHHSASGPSLVGGGSFPKPGEISLAHRGILFLDELTEFKRDVLEFLRQPLEDGHVTISRTRQSVSFPAKFTLVASTNPCPCGYFGDLVQPCTCTPRSREQYWAKLSGPLMDRIDLHIIVSRLKPEEITQSTGGEDSLTVRQRVEAARQRAHDRLQTDSLHCNAEMQSRHIRQWCQLDDATRNLLEGAIRKLGLSARATDRILKVSRTIADLAEQDTIQMPHVAEAIQYRTIDRVQ from the coding sequence ATGCTGGCTAAAATTTGGAGTGCTTCGTTGATTGGCATTGAGGCCGTCAAAGTAGGGGTGGAGATTGATATTGCAGGCGGCTTACCCGGCATTGTGGTGGTGGGTTTGCCTGATACGGCCGTGCAAGAAAGCCGCGAACGAGTGAAAGCTGCTTTGAAAAATGCGGGCTATGCTGTGCCAATGCGGAAAATTGTCATTAACCTAACCCCAGCCGATCTGCGCAAAGAGGGTCCCAGCTTCGATCTTCCCATTGCTATTGGTATTCTTGCTGCTTCTGAACAAGTCAACACGCAACCACTAGAAGACTATCTGTTTCTTGGTGAAGTTTCGCTAGATGGTGGACTGCGACCAGTTGCAGGGGTGTTAGCCATTGCCGCAACAGCCCAACGGCTTGGTATCAAGAGTTTGATTGTTCCGGCAGATAACGCTGGCGAAGCCGCTGTTGTTCAAGGCTTGGCTGTCTATGGTTTTCCGCATCTGTTAGAAGTGGCTGATTTTTTGAACAATCCCAACCGCTATCAACCCATCCAAGTTAACGGAGTAGAAGAACTGCATCGATCGCGCTTCCCCAGTTTAGACCTCAAAGATGTGAAGGGCCAAAGCTATGCCCGTCGCGCCCTCGAAATTGCCGCCGCTGGTGGGCATAACTTGATCTTTGTCGGCCCGCCTGGCAGCGGTAAAACCATGCTGGCCCGCAGACTACCGGGGATTTTGCCACCGCTGACGTTCGAGGAGGCGTTGGAAGTAACTCAAATTCACTCAGTCGCGGGTTTGTTAAAGGATAAGGGATCGTTAATGGGCGATCGACCCTTTCGCAGTCCACACCATTCTGCCTCTGGGCCGTCGTTGGTAGGTGGAGGAAGTTTTCCTAAACCAGGCGAAATTTCTTTAGCTCATCGAGGAATCTTGTTTTTAGATGAACTCACAGAGTTTAAGCGAGACGTGCTGGAATTTCTGCGCCAGCCCCTCGAAGACGGACACGTCACTATTTCTCGTACCCGCCAGTCGGTTTCCTTTCCAGCCAAGTTTACCCTTGTTGCCAGCACAAACCCGTGTCCCTGTGGTTACTTTGGCGATTTGGTACAGCCCTGTACCTGTACCCCCCGCAGCCGAGAGCAGTATTGGGCCAAGCTGTCGGGTCCATTGATGGATCGTATCGATCTACATATTATTGTCAGTCGCTTGAAACCGGAGGAAATCACACAATCGACTGGGGGTGAAGATTCCCTAACAGTTCGACAACGAGTGGAAGCTGCTCGACAACGGGCGCACGATCGACTTCAAACGGATTCGCTACACTGTAATGCCGAAATGCAAAGTCGCCATATTCGCCAGTGGTGTCAACTGGACGACGCCACCCGCAATTTGCTGGAAGGGGCAATCCGCAAACTGGGGCTTTCTGCCCGCGCCACCGATCGCATTCTGAAAGTGTCGCGCACCATTGCCGATCTGGCTGAACAGGACACTATTCAAATGCCGCATGTAGCCGAGGCGATCCAGTATCGCACGATCGATCGCGTGCAGTAA
- a CDS encoding glycosyltransferase family 2 protein, translating to MSFGKTSQLGVSVVIPVYNGGESFRRCLTQIRQASPAPLEVIVVADGDTDGSGSLAEQFGATVIQLPVSGGPAKARNVGARVAKGDILFFVDADVEIRPETIEQVASAFEQDLSLAALIGSYDDAPGAANFLSQYRNLLHHYVHQTGQRDAFTFWGACGAIRREVFLAIGGFNEHYRRPCIEDIELGYRLRKAGHKIELHKSIQVKHLKRWDVVSMLRADIFYRALPWTALLLQERQMTNDLNLQVSSRVSVLLLFSALLTAMVAWWLPMALAIALLLLVALGVLNWPVYQFFYRKRGVLFALQVVPWHWLYYGYSGLAFGIGLIRHWMQSIGLHQLRVQSSN from the coding sequence ATGAGCTTCGGCAAAACTTCACAATTAGGTGTTTCAGTAGTTATACCCGTATACAACGGGGGAGAGAGTTTCCGAAGGTGTTTAACTCAGATCCGTCAGGCTTCACCAGCCCCATTGGAAGTTATTGTCGTAGCCGATGGTGATACCGACGGGTCTGGCTCTCTGGCTGAGCAATTTGGAGCGACTGTGATTCAATTGCCAGTTTCTGGAGGGCCAGCTAAGGCGCGGAATGTGGGTGCCCGCGTGGCAAAAGGAGACATTCTCTTCTTTGTGGATGCCGATGTAGAAATCCGCCCAGAGACGATCGAGCAAGTAGCCTCGGCCTTTGAGCAGGATTTATCGCTAGCCGCTTTGATTGGCTCTTACGACGATGCTCCTGGAGCCGCGAATTTTCTTTCGCAATATCGCAACTTGCTGCATCACTACGTTCATCAAACCGGACAGCGCGACGCTTTTACCTTCTGGGGTGCTTGTGGTGCTATTCGTCGTGAGGTGTTTCTGGCGATTGGTGGGTTTAATGAGCACTATCGGCGACCTTGCATTGAGGATATTGAATTAGGCTATCGGTTACGGAAAGCCGGGCACAAAATTGAACTGCACAAGTCTATTCAGGTAAAACATCTCAAGCGCTGGGATGTTGTTTCCATGCTGCGGGCAGATATTTTCTACCGGGCCCTACCCTGGACAGCCTTGTTATTGCAAGAGCGTCAAATGACTAACGATCTAAACCTACAAGTTTCCAGTCGCGTCAGCGTTCTCTTGTTGTTTAGTGCACTTCTGACCGCGATGGTTGCTTGGTGGTTGCCAATGGCCTTGGCAATTGCCCTGCTGTTGCTTGTGGCGCTAGGTGTGCTTAATTGGCCTGTTTATCAGTTTTTTTATCGAAAGCGGGGGGTGTTATTTGCTCTACAAGTGGTTCCTTGGCACTGGCTTTACTATGGCTATAGCGGTTTGGCGTTTGGCATTGGGTTGATTCGTCACTGGATGCAGTCGATCGGTCTTCATCAACTGCGAGTTCAATCATCTAACTAA
- a CDS encoding LIC_10190 family membrane protein, with protein MRHWSRSNAFVRVGDRLIISQWLGVIVLAVTLLAVSLLAPLSLPIGVLVASVLCSLALMSPSARLELLGQFQQLKGVILLGYSAVVLSLAALLTRPVTWLDTGLYHYSAIQWLAQYGSVTGVALIFNNLGFVSAWFALSAPLNPAILGARGAAVLGGFVLLLAVLHWLVCLLQWIDNCGQASDRFGLIFLSLLLPIVLLFRLFTQILVSPSPDMPVAFLIGIVPWAILVIDNAEIKPEPPRRRTNHAAIIPLILSVGAMTIKLTTFPLLVIGSLYYLTRNFRSGRQLGVGGVVAGLLLAPMLLAGIKMSGCPLYPSSVLCFDLPWLPSLEKITEVERGTHGWTTWFGSPPDNENPWLWLLRSWLQSERSNLGIVLLSLLSATAIVVSLKPLLESSVRGKYWVLATGTLGFSFLMATAPFLRFALPYLLVLPSLVLLIWYERIFPRAALSGDESGVALQYFFVPPSVSSSYLSRLLGIPHQIIVSIALAVIAVVLTIFLQRNPIAHVFLPPPMRTTAFVTKQVNDITYFSPEVTGEVCWDIPLPCGFIIDPDVRLRNPDRGVSSGFVRDQTIRVEDY; from the coding sequence TTGCGACACTGGAGCCGGAGCAATGCGTTTGTCCGTGTCGGCGATCGGCTCATAATCTCTCAGTGGCTTGGCGTCATTGTACTGGCTGTTACTTTGCTGGCGGTGTCATTGCTGGCTCCGCTTTCGTTGCCGATCGGCGTTCTTGTTGCCAGTGTTCTATGCAGCCTAGCCTTAATGTCTCCATCTGCTCGTCTAGAATTATTGGGTCAATTTCAGCAACTCAAAGGAGTTATTTTACTAGGCTACAGTGCCGTTGTTCTCTCCTTGGCAGCCTTGCTTACTCGTCCTGTCACTTGGTTGGACACAGGACTGTATCACTACAGTGCGATTCAGTGGTTGGCTCAGTATGGCAGCGTCACAGGCGTAGCGCTGATCTTCAACAACTTGGGGTTTGTTTCCGCTTGGTTTGCTCTCTCGGCTCCACTCAATCCAGCCATTTTGGGCGCACGAGGGGCGGCTGTACTAGGAGGATTTGTGCTGTTGTTGGCGGTTTTGCACTGGCTCGTTTGTCTGCTGCAATGGATTGACAATTGTGGTCAAGCTAGCGATCGATTTGGTCTCATTTTTTTGTCGCTGTTGTTACCGATTGTCTTGTTGTTTCGGTTGTTTACCCAAATTTTGGTGTCTCCTTCGCCTGACATGCCCGTGGCGTTTTTGATTGGCATAGTGCCATGGGCGATTTTGGTGATAGACAATGCCGAGATCAAACCAGAACCACCGAGGCGACGAACTAACCATGCGGCGATCATTCCATTGATTCTATCAGTGGGGGCTATGACCATTAAACTCACTACCTTCCCGCTGTTGGTCATTGGTAGCCTTTACTACTTGACGCGCAATTTTCGATCGGGTCGGCAGCTTGGAGTTGGAGGGGTCGTGGCGGGTCTCTTGCTGGCTCCGATGCTCCTAGCGGGAATTAAAATGTCTGGCTGTCCACTCTATCCGTCGTCGGTTCTCTGTTTCGACTTACCCTGGTTGCCCTCTCTAGAAAAAATTACTGAAGTAGAACGAGGAACCCACGGTTGGACAACGTGGTTTGGCTCTCCTCCAGACAACGAGAACCCGTGGCTCTGGCTATTGAGAAGTTGGCTACAGTCAGAGCGTAGCAACTTGGGCATCGTTCTACTGTCGCTGCTGTCAGCGACTGCGATCGTCGTCTCTCTAAAACCACTGCTTGAAAGCTCCGTTCGTGGTAAATATTGGGTGCTAGCAACTGGAACTCTGGGATTTAGTTTTTTGATGGCAACGGCTCCGTTTCTTCGCTTTGCCCTTCCCTACTTGCTGGTTTTGCCATCCCTAGTCTTGCTAATTTGGTATGAACGCATCTTTCCTCGCGCTGCATTGTCTGGCGATGAATCTGGTGTGGCTCTTCAATACTTTTTCGTTCCTCCCTCCGTTTCTTCCTCTTACCTATCCAGGCTGCTAGGGATTCCTCATCAAATCATCGTCAGTATAGCCTTAGCGGTCATAGCTGTGGTACTCACCATTTTTTTGCAACGAAATCCAATCGCTCACGTGTTTCTACCGCCGCCAATGAGAACTACGGCTTTCGTTACCAAACAAGTCAATGACATTACCTATTTCTCTCCTGAAGTTACAGGCGAAGTTTGTTGGGATATTCCGTTACCATGCGGCTTCATTATTGATCCGGATGTGCGATTGCGAAATCCCGATCGGGGTGTATCCAGTGGATTCGTGCGTGACCAAACTATTCGCGTTGAAGACTATTAG